From Hylaeus volcanicus isolate JK05 chromosome 2, UHH_iyHylVolc1.0_haploid, whole genome shotgun sequence, the proteins below share one genomic window:
- the LOC128885096 gene encoding keratin-associated protein 19-2-like: MACLKLYTFLLLAVIIGIVAAKPGYLGGYAGFGGYGGGYYPYLYGYRYPFYGYGLGYGHYGLGYGHGYGYGHGFGHYGGYH; this comes from the exons ATGGCTTGCTTGAAACTT TACACATTCCTGCTGCTGGCTGTCATAATCGGCATCGTCGCTGCAAAACCAGGATATTTGGGTGGATACGCCGGATTCGGAGGGTACGGCGGCGGTTACTATCCGTACCTGTACGGATACAGATACCCATTTTACGGATATGGACTTGGTTACGGACACTATGG CTTAGGCTATGGTCATGGATATGGTTATGGTCACGGATTCGGCCACTACGGTGGCTATCACTAA
- the LOC128885248 gene encoding collagen alpha-5(IV) chain-like has translation MHYPLHITVLCTGLWILRGDAHAVKTGVNPEVLTSFAKNVASVLSSTLLSDFHDSSSNQTSNWGFQKKAHETQSLNAGIPEVGNPPIADKVVARFKRFTEKRQVPNEGRNGLQNGYLSSNLPRYSNNYNYESFKPYQFAANREPPLRPEESNIEGTENINPDTRDNSIDADINAGPFHYSNNYHRRIPEFKYKPDVVDPLPNANQYGQLGFPHYNHLQQTPGPPPAQSLNVDGLEPNSGPNGNIPPARLANRPYNLNYQGPFPGPQRSPVYRQPGFIYPNVEGNGQPPSPRPEQIENNPSRLTEDQNQGQSAVAGYDFHPGFPYRPYPGGFYGSPPFYGGPYYPFNGTFNPGDVGPPGGNFTNGQFPNGFPGYGFNPYGPYYPNFNGKPPLQNPPENAGNAEQSNGGQGNGNATGNPPYGYPYPPNGPFYDLPGVVGVVGPINGVPYHRYHHSFDHFIPRIKVAPYLYPEPYGPFIPGPYYPFGGPFPKHNGNPQGMMPDNSAKPVEAEKVEGAEGPAMPANGDAEVISESKPDEVETLPSNGNEKFRFPWHLYGNDDKLAREVNIGFAKRDSDD, from the exons ATGCATTACCCGCTCCAC ATTACGGTGCTCTGCACGGGGCTCTGGATACTTCGTGGCGATGCGCACGCGGTGAAAACCGGAGTCA ATCCCGAGGTGCTGACGTCGTTCGCGAAGAACGTCGCATCGGTCCTGTCGTCTACCTTGCTGAGCGACTTCCACGACTCTTCGTCGAACCAGACCTCGAATTGGGGCTTCCAGAAAAAAGCGCATGAGACGCAGTCATTAAACGCGGGGATCCCCGAGGTAGGAAATCCACCAATCGCGGATAAGGTTGTGGCTCGGTTCAAGAGGTTCACAGAAAAACGCCAAGTCCCCAACGAGGGAAGAAACGGACTCCAGAATGGTTACCTGTCGTCGAACCTGCCTCGTTACTCGAATAACTACAACTACGAGTCCTTCAAACCGTATCAATTCGCAGCGAATCGAGAGCCACCGCTTCGACCTGAAGAATCGAATATCGAAGGTACGGAGAACATAAATCCTGACACCAGGGACAACTCCATCGACGCTGACATCAACGCAGGCCCTTTTCACTACTCCAATAACTATCACAGAAGGATTCCTGAATTCAAATACAAGCCTGACGTGGTCGACCCTTTGCCCAACGCGAATCAGTATGGCCAGTTAGGCTTCCCTCATTACAATCACTTGCAGCAGACACCAGGACCTCCTCCTGCCCAATCCTTGAACGTGGACGGGCTCGAGCCCAACTCAGGACCCAACGGGAACATTCCGCCAGCTAGATTGGCGAACAGACcgtataatttgaattaccAAGGTCCCTTCCCTGGTCCTCAGCGGTCGCCAGTCTACAGACAGCCAGGATTCATCTACCCCAATGTCGAAGGGAACGGTCAGCCACCGTCGCCAAGACCAGAACAGATCGAAAATAATCCGTCCAGATTGACCGAGGACCAGAATCAAGGCCAGTCTGCCGTAGCTGGTTACGATTTCCATCCTGGTTTCCCCTATCGACCTTATCCCGGTGGATTCTACGGATCACCTCCATTTTATGGTGGTCCTTACTATCCATTCAATGGCACTTTCAATCCAGGCGACGTTGGACCACCTGGAGGCAATTTTACGAATGGCCAATTTCCAAATGGTTTCCCTGGATACGGATTCAATCCGTATGGTCCTTACTATCCTAACTTCAACGGGAAACCTCCGCTTCAAAATCCTCCTGAGAACGCTGGAAACGCCGAGCAATCAAACGGCGGCCAAGGGAATGGTAACGCCACGGGCAATCCACCTTACGGGTACCCGTATCCACCCAATGGTCCATTTTACGATCTCCCAGGAGTCGTAGGAGTCGTGGGACCAATTAATGGAGTACCTTACCATCGTTACCATCACAGCTTCGATCATTTCATTCCACGAATCAAAGTGGCACCATACCTGTACCCAGAGCCTTACGGACCTTTTATCCCAGGTCCTTATTATCCATTCGGTGGACCGTTCCCCAAACATAATGGCAATCCACAAGGAATGATGCCTGATAATTCCGCGAAACCCGTGGAGGCCGAGAAGGTCGAGGGCGCCGAGGGTCCAGCGATGCCTGCGAACGGCGACGCGGAAGTGATATCGGAGAGCAAACCGGATGAAGTCGAAACCTTGCCTTCGAATGGCAACGAGAAGTTTCGTTTTCCTTGGCACCTGTATGGGAATGACGACAAACTCGCGCGGGAGGTTAATATAGGATTCGCTAAGAGGGATTCGGATGATTAG
- the LOC128872250 gene encoding uncharacterized protein LOC128872250, with protein sequence MILVGLVSLSTVTSDSAGIVEMVNGLAYGGIPYGSVTGMVAKYPGFMRPQINTLQARQFNGFNSVRPNFRTSRLTAVQPQSVKIYNYHRIEY encoded by the exons GTGAGTTTATCGACAGTAACGTCGGACAGCGCAGGGATCGTGGAGATGGTGAATGGATTGGCGTATG GTGGCATCCCATACGGAAGCGTAACTGGCATGGTCGCGAAGTATCCAGGATTTATGAGACCGCAAATCAATACACTTCAAGCTCGACAATTTAATGGATTCAATTCTGTTCGACCAAATTTCAGAACCAGTCGATTGACGGCAGTACAGCCACAATCTgtgaaaatttacaattatcaTCGCATAGAATACTGA